Proteins encoded in a region of the Prunus persica cultivar Lovell chromosome G4, Prunus_persica_NCBIv2, whole genome shotgun sequence genome:
- the LOC18779550 gene encoding transcription initiation factor IIF subunit alpha isoform X2: MSADLTLRSSCSGCGSTSELYGSNCKHMTLCLSCGKTMAENRAKCFDCGAIVTRLIREYNVRASTVNDKNYFIGRFVTGLPSFSKKKNAENKWSLHKEGLQGRQLSDTLRDKYKNKPWVLEDETGQSQYQGHLEGAQTATYYLLMRQGKEFSAIPAGSWFNFNKVAQYKQLTLEEAEEKIKNRKKTADGYERWMMKAANNGAAAFGEVERFDKDNSVTSGKGRKKAGDDDDGEGNVSDKGEEDEEEELARKNRLNKKGGDDDDDDGARGADADLDDDDVEKGDDWEHEEIFTDDDEAVGNNPEEREDLELEVPAPPEIKQDDEDEDEDDKEGGLSKSGKELKKLLGRTGGLDDSDAEDDDDDDDDMDDDIGFPQAAAPKQKDASKEEPSDNSPSKPVPSGSARGTPSTAKSAKGKRKLSADDAKTSNSAPPKKEQKVSTKEEPASASKSSTPSKGTPSVKVEPTSSSGPVTEEEIRTVLVQRTPVTTQDLVARFKARLRLQEDKTAFAAILRKISKIQKTTNGSSYVVLRDK; this comes from the exons ATGTCGGCCGATTTGACGCTGAGATCGTCGTGCAGCGGATGTGGATCGACGTCGGAATTATACGGAAGCAATTGCAAGCACATGACTCTGTGCCTGTCCTGTGGCAAAACCATGGCTGAGAACCGCGCCAAATGCTTTGACTGTGGCGCCATCGTCACTCGCTTAATTCGA GAGTATAATGTTCGTGCGAGTACTGTAAACGACAAGAACTACTTCATTGGTAGATTTGTGACTGGGTTGCCAAGTTTttcgaagaagaaaaatgctgAAAATAAGTGGTCTCTTCACAAGGAAGGACTACAAGGACGCCAACTTTCTGATACCTTGCGg GATAAGTACAAGAACAAACCTTGGGTCTTGGAGGATGAAACTGGCCAGTCTCAGTACCAGGGTCATCTTGAAGGTGCACAAACTGCAACATACTACCTACTAATGAGGCAAGGAAAGGAGTTTTCAGCTATTCCTGCTGGTTCTTG GTTCAACTTCAACAAGGTTGCACAATACAAGCAACTTACATTGGAGGAAGCTGAAGAGAAGattaaaaataggaaaaagacCGCAGATGGATATGAAAGATGGATGATGAAAGCTGCAAATAATGGAGCTGCTGCATTTGGTGAGGTGGAGAGGTTTGACAAGGATAATAGTGTGACGAGTGGGAAGGGACGGAAAAAAgctggtgatgatgatgatggtgaagGAAATGTCTCAGATAAAGGTGAGgaggatgaggaagaagagttAGCCCGGAAAAATAGACTGAACAAAAAaggtggtgatgatgatgatgatgatggtgcaAGGGGAGCTGATGCTGACTTGGACGATGATGATGTCGAGAAGG GAGATGATTGGGAGCATGAAGAAATTTTcactgatgatgatgaagctgTTGGCAATAATCCTGAGGAAAGGGAAGATTTGGAACTTGAGGTTCCAGCTCCTCCAGAAATTAAGCAG gatgatgaggatgaggatgaAGATGACAAGGAGGGCGGACTGAGCAAATCTGGAAAAGAGTTGAAGAAGTTACTTGGGCGAACTGGTGGGCTGGATGATTCAGATGCAGAAGATGACGAcgatgacgatgatgat ATGGATGATGATATTGGCTTTCCTCAAGCAGCGGCACCAAAGCAAAAGGATGCATCCAAAGAGGAACCATCTGACAACAGTCCCTCAAAACCAGTGCCTTCTGGGTCTGCTCGAGGAACTCCATCTACCGCCAAGTCCGcaaagggaaagagaaaattaagtGCTGATGATGCTAAGACATCTAACAGTGCACCTCCCAAGAAG GAACAAAAAGTTTCCACCAAAGAGGAGCCTGCATCTGCTTCTAAAAGTAGTACACCTTCAAAAGGTACTCCATCGGTAAAAGTGGAGCCAACATCATCAAGTGGACCCGTCACTGAGGAAGAAATCAGGACTGTTTTGGTGCAAAGAACACCAGTCACCACACAAGATCTTGTTGCTAGATTTAAGGCAAGACTCAGATTGCAAGAG GACAAGACAGCTTTTGCTGCGATCCTGAGGAAAATTTCTAAGATACAGAAGACCACCAACGGATCCAGCTATGTTGTGCTGAGAGATAAATGA
- the LOC18778338 gene encoding mavicyanin, producing MAGEYGLKVVVAIVVLATVSLGGICGVGAQLHHVVGGDRGWDPSSDLASWSSNKTFRVGDNIWLAYSAAHGYIAEVKSKEEFESCDVGNPIRMFTDGLDSISMDQEGLRYFASSNVESCKNGLKLHVQVMPQSYQNPETPNPKIAIAKPNSSLLAAAAAGPTTPSGSTRLTAASFILLSFGLLCYVMGI from the exons ATGGCTGGAGAATATGGTttgaaggtggtggtggcgatTGTGGTTTTGGCCACTGTGAGCCTTGGAGGGATTTGTGGGGTTGGAGCCCAACTGCACCATGTCGTTGGAGGAGACCGTGGCTGGGACCCTTCTTCCGACCTCGCTTCTTGGTCCTCCAACAAAACTTTCAGGGTCGGAGACAACATCT GGTTAGCCTACTCTGCAGCGCATGGGTACATAGCTGAAGTGAAGAGCAAGGAGGAATTCGAGTCATGCGATGTAGGCAACCCAATCAGGATGTTCACGGACGGTTTGGATAGCATCTCTATGGACCAGGAGGGACTCCGCTACTTCGCCAGCAGTAACGTGGAGAGCTGCAAGAATGGGCTCAAGTTGCACGTGCAAGTCATGCCTCAATCTTATCAAAACCCTGAAacgcccaaccccaaaatagCAATAGCAAAACCAAACAGCTCTCTGTTGGCTGCAGCTGCTGCGGGGCCCACAACTCCTTCTGGCTCAACCCGCCTCACCGCTGCAAGTTTCATTTTGTTGTCATTTGGTTTGCTTTGTTATGTAATGGGTATTTAG
- the LOC18779550 gene encoding transcription initiation factor IIF subunit alpha isoform X1 — MSADLTLRSSCSGCGSTSELYGSNCKHMTLCLSCGKTMAENRAKCFDCGAIVTRLIREYNVRASTVNDKNYFIGRFVTGLPSFSKKKNAENKWSLHKEGLQGRQLSDTLRDKYKNKPWVLEDETGQSQYQGHLEGAQTATYYLLMRQGKEFSAIPAGSWFNFNKVAQYKQLTLEEAEEKIKNRKKTADGYERWMMKAANNGAAAFGEVERFDKDNSVTSGKGRKKAGDDDDGEGNVSDKGEEDEEEELARKNRLNKKGGDDDDDDGARGADADLDDDDVEKGDDWEHEEIFTDDDEAVGNNPEEREDLELEVPAPPEIKQDDEDEDEDDKEGGLSKSGKELKKLLGRTGGLDDSDAEDDDDDDDDMDDDIGFPQAAAPKQKDASKEEPSDNSPSKPVPSGSARGTPSTAKSAKGKRKLSADDAKTSNSAPPKKVKSENEQKVSTKEEPASASKSSTPSKGTPSVKVEPTSSSGPVTEEEIRTVLVQRTPVTTQDLVARFKARLRLQEDKTAFAAILRKISKIQKTTNGSSYVVLRDK, encoded by the exons ATGTCGGCCGATTTGACGCTGAGATCGTCGTGCAGCGGATGTGGATCGACGTCGGAATTATACGGAAGCAATTGCAAGCACATGACTCTGTGCCTGTCCTGTGGCAAAACCATGGCTGAGAACCGCGCCAAATGCTTTGACTGTGGCGCCATCGTCACTCGCTTAATTCGA GAGTATAATGTTCGTGCGAGTACTGTAAACGACAAGAACTACTTCATTGGTAGATTTGTGACTGGGTTGCCAAGTTTttcgaagaagaaaaatgctgAAAATAAGTGGTCTCTTCACAAGGAAGGACTACAAGGACGCCAACTTTCTGATACCTTGCGg GATAAGTACAAGAACAAACCTTGGGTCTTGGAGGATGAAACTGGCCAGTCTCAGTACCAGGGTCATCTTGAAGGTGCACAAACTGCAACATACTACCTACTAATGAGGCAAGGAAAGGAGTTTTCAGCTATTCCTGCTGGTTCTTG GTTCAACTTCAACAAGGTTGCACAATACAAGCAACTTACATTGGAGGAAGCTGAAGAGAAGattaaaaataggaaaaagacCGCAGATGGATATGAAAGATGGATGATGAAAGCTGCAAATAATGGAGCTGCTGCATTTGGTGAGGTGGAGAGGTTTGACAAGGATAATAGTGTGACGAGTGGGAAGGGACGGAAAAAAgctggtgatgatgatgatggtgaagGAAATGTCTCAGATAAAGGTGAGgaggatgaggaagaagagttAGCCCGGAAAAATAGACTGAACAAAAAaggtggtgatgatgatgatgatgatggtgcaAGGGGAGCTGATGCTGACTTGGACGATGATGATGTCGAGAAGG GAGATGATTGGGAGCATGAAGAAATTTTcactgatgatgatgaagctgTTGGCAATAATCCTGAGGAAAGGGAAGATTTGGAACTTGAGGTTCCAGCTCCTCCAGAAATTAAGCAG gatgatgaggatgaggatgaAGATGACAAGGAGGGCGGACTGAGCAAATCTGGAAAAGAGTTGAAGAAGTTACTTGGGCGAACTGGTGGGCTGGATGATTCAGATGCAGAAGATGACGAcgatgacgatgatgat ATGGATGATGATATTGGCTTTCCTCAAGCAGCGGCACCAAAGCAAAAGGATGCATCCAAAGAGGAACCATCTGACAACAGTCCCTCAAAACCAGTGCCTTCTGGGTCTGCTCGAGGAACTCCATCTACCGCCAAGTCCGcaaagggaaagagaaaattaagtGCTGATGATGCTAAGACATCTAACAGTGCACCTCCCAAGAAGGTGAAAAGTGAAAAT GAACAAAAAGTTTCCACCAAAGAGGAGCCTGCATCTGCTTCTAAAAGTAGTACACCTTCAAAAGGTACTCCATCGGTAAAAGTGGAGCCAACATCATCAAGTGGACCCGTCACTGAGGAAGAAATCAGGACTGTTTTGGTGCAAAGAACACCAGTCACCACACAAGATCTTGTTGCTAGATTTAAGGCAAGACTCAGATTGCAAGAG GACAAGACAGCTTTTGCTGCGATCCTGAGGAAAATTTCTAAGATACAGAAGACCACCAACGGATCCAGCTATGTTGTGCTGAGAGATAAATGA